A window from Solanum stenotomum isolate F172 chromosome 7, ASM1918654v1, whole genome shotgun sequence encodes these proteins:
- the LOC125869876 gene encoding uncharacterized protein LOC125869876 translates to MTAQAQAMTTQAQAMTAQSNREVRPHVNSNVSTMALRLRDFTRMSPPMFFGFKVMKILKSLWKRYFPREKREAKVEEFIKLRQGGMCVQEYSLKFTNLSKYASSLVSNPRDEMSQFVTGVSDSIEEECRAAMLHDNMDISSLMVYAKQVEETRLRKKNREVKRARTDNGNFSKGKFEGQCGPRFKKRFSNQDSSSGPRVNKDKVSNPKPQRGKSGGSSMVRPTCAKCGKTHDGKCLASMGVCYGCVKSGHQLKDCPTRTAKERDDKKTPPSGSNSDAPKKNCFYAL, encoded by the exons ATGACGGCTCAAGCACAAGCCATGACAACTCAagcccaagccatgacggcACAATCAAATAGGGAAGTTAGACCCCATGTGAATTCTAATGTGAGCACCATGGCTTTAAGGTTGAGAGACTTCACAAGAATGAGCCCTCCTATGTTCTTTGGTTTCAAAGTGATGAAGATCCTTAAGAGTTTGTGGAAGAG gtactttccccgtgagaagagggaaGCCAAAGTTGAGGAGTTCATCAAACTTCGTCAAGGAGGTATGTGTGTCCAAGAATACTCCTTGAAATTCACTAATTTGTCCAAGTATGCCTCGTCCTTGGTGTCTAATCCTAGAGATGAGATGAGCCAATTTGTGACAGGTGTGTCTGACTCGATTGAGGAAGAATGTCGTGCGGCAATGCTTCATGATAATATGGACATTTCAAGTCTAATGGTGTATGCTAAACAAGTTGAGGAGACAAGGCTTAGGAAGAAAAATAGAGAGGTAAAGAGGGCAAGGACCGATAATGGAAATTTTTCTAAGGGTAAGTTCGAGGGTCAATGTGGACCAAGATTCaagaagaggttttccaaccaagacTCCTCTAGTggtccaagggtcaacaaagataaggtgtctaaccctaagcctcaaagAGGCAAGAGTGGGGGATCTTCTATGGTGAGGCCTACTTGTGCCAAGTGCGGTAAAACGCATGATGGTAAATGTCTTGCCAGCATGGGTGTGTGCTATGGTTGTGTAAAGAGTGGCCATCAATTGAAAGATTGCCCAACCCGTACGGCTAAAGAAAGAGATGATAAGAAAACTCCTCCTAGTGGTTCAAACTCTGATGCTCCCAAGAAAAACTGCTTCTATGCTCTTTAa